The nucleotide window TCGCAACATGCAGCAACATCTCCGTTTCCGGCCGCTCGAGGGCGACTGGCGTATTGTTATCCTGGATCATGCCGAGCAGATGACCATGGAAGCAGCAAATGCGCTCCTCAAATCGCTAGAAGAGCCTCCTGCTGGCAATCTCTTCATCCTCACCGCTCCTGATGTTACTGCTCTGTTCCCCACTATTGTCTCGCGCTGCCTGCATCTCCGCTTTCAGCCACTGAGCCAGACTGTCATCTCACGGTATCTACAAGAGTCCCATGGAGTAAAGGTAGAACAGGCGGACGAGGTCGCCTCGCTTGCAGGGGGAAGCCTGTCACGAGCCCTCAATCTTGTGAATGAAGAGCTCAGCAAGCACCGCCGCTGGCTCTCGGCTGCCATAGACAATCTTCACGGTCTCAGCTACACGGAGGTGTTGACAGTTGCAGAGAAATGGAGCAAGAGCACACCGGGTCTGCGCCAGGACCTCGACTGGCTGCAAGTGCGCTTGCGTGATCTTGTGGTCAGCCGTCTGCTCCAGGCTGACAGCTGCCAACGAGTGACGCAGCCGGAGTCGTTGCCCACCTGGTTGCTGATGCAATTTTTTGATATGGTCACAGCACTGCAGCAGGGACTGCAGTACAACTTGAACAAACGGCTCGCCCTCGAAGCCCTGCTCCTGTCTGTGCAGAGTTTGCTGAAAAAGGAAGACAGCCAAGTCAGCTTTTCAGCAAAAGGCTTCGACCTCGCGGCCTCCAGTAGGATATTGCGTGGATAAAATGGATAAGATCGTCGGTATTCGCTTTCGAAGAGGGGGCAAGGTCTATTACTTCGATCCAGGCCACTTTGTCCTCAAAGAAGGCGACGAGGTCATAGTCAAGACCGAAAAGGGATTGGGATTCGGCTTCGTGGCCACGCCAGTGCGCCAAAGGCAGCCCAATTATCCTGCCAAGGAACTGAAAGAGGTCTTCCGCCTGGCCAACAATGCCGACCGCCGCCAGTACAAGGCAAATATTGCTCGGGAAAAGGATGCCTTTGCCTTCTGTCAGCAGAGGATTGCCAAACGTGGACTGCCCATGAGACTGGTGGATGTGGAGAGCTTCTTTGACGGTTCAAAAATAATATTTTACTTTTGTGCAGACGGCCGTGTTGATTTCAGAGAGCTCGTCAAAGATCTGGTCAAGAAACTCAGAACAAGAGTGGAGCTTCGTCAGATAGGTGTCCGCAACAAGGCCAAAATGATTGGCGGTCTGGGTCCTTGTGGCCGGGAATTATGCTGCACCACTTTTTTGAGAGAGTTCCATTCGGTCTCGGTGAAAATGGCAAAAGAGCAAAATCTCTCCCTGAACCCCACAAAAATTTCCGGGGTCTGTGGCCGACTCATGTGTTGTCTCAAATACGAGTATGCCGACTACCAGCGGCTGAAAAAGGGCCTGCCCAAAGTGGGAAAACGGGTGCACTCATCAGAAGGATCCGGCAAGATTATCAGGCAAAATGTCATGGAGCAGCGACTGATAGTGCAGTTGGATGAAGGAGGAGAGGTAGAGCTGGCAGCTGCCGACATCAGCATGGATGACAACAGTGAGAGAAAGAAATGACAGCAGCAAAGACCGGTAGGCCGTCACAAAGTAAAATACCGGCCTAGACTGCACAGAGCATGGAGGTCTGATGACAACGAGAAGCTACATTACCACCCCCATTTACTACGTGAACGCCCCCCCTCATCTTGGTCATGCCTATACTACTATTGTGGCCGACGTCATCAATCGCTTTCACAAGCTCATGGGGAAAGAAACTTTTTTTCTCACCGGTACGGACGAGCACGGCGACAAGGTTGTGGAAGCCGCTGCTGCAGCCGGCAAAGACCCCCAATCGTATGCCGATGAAATCAGCGCTCTCTTCCGCAACATCTGGCCAAAATTGAGGATCACCAACAACTATTTCATCCGGACCACAGACGAGGCTCACAAGCGGGTGGTCCAGTACATCCTGCAGAAAGTTTATGACAGTGGCGACATCTACTTCAGCTCTTACAGTGGCCAGTACTGCGTAGGCTGTGAGCGCTTCTATACGGAACGAGAACTGGTCGACGGCAAGTGCCCTCAGCATGACCGGGCTCCAGTTCTGCGCCACGAGGAAAATTACTTTTTCAGAATGAGCAAGTACCAGGACTGGCTCATCGACCACATCAACAACAATCCTGACTTTATCAGGCCAGAGCGCTATCGCAATGAGGTCCTGAGCTTCCTGAACGAACCCCTGGACGACCTGTGCATTTCTCGTCCCAAATCGCGGCTCAGCTGGGGTATCACCCTGCCTTTTGATGACCGCTATGTTACCTACGTCTGGTTCGATGCCCTCATAAATTACGTCTCGGCTCTCGGCTATCCCGACGGCGAACTCTATCAGCGCTTCTGGCCAGTAGCGCAACACCTGATCGCCAAGGACATCTTGAAGCCGCACGGCATCTACTGGCCCACCATGCTAAAGGCGGCAAACATTCCTTTGTATCGGCACCTCAATGTGCACGGCTACTGGAATGTGGATGAAAAGAAGATGTCCAAGAGCAGAGGTACGGTGGTCAAGCCACTGGATCTTCTCAAGATCTATGGCCTTGACGCCTTTCGTTACTTTCTCATGCGGGAGATGGTATTCGGGCTCGACGCCAACTTCAGCGAGGAGGCGTTGATCAACCGCATCAACGCTGATCTGGCCAATGATTTTGGCAACCTGGCGAGCCGCCTCCTCACCATGGTAAAAAAATACTGCGACGGCAAAGTGCCGGCGCCTGCCAGCCTGCAAGCGGAAGATACAGCCCTGCGAGAAGCAGCCATGCAGCTGCATCACAGCTATGTGGCCAACATGGAGGAACTGCAGTTTCACAAAGCTCTAATGGAGCTCTGGGCAGTGATCAACCTTATAAATCGCTATATAGACCAGTGTGCACCCTGGGTGCTGGCCAGAGACGACAGCAGTAAATCTCGCCTGCACACAGTACTGAATTGTGCTCTCGAAGCCCTGAAAATCGTCACTGTGCTTCTGGCTCCGGTCATGCCGGCAGCCAGTGAGGATTTGTTGAGCAGGCTTGGTCTGCAAAAGGACTCTCTGGACCTCAGGCTGGCAAGGGATGCTTCCTGGGGGACTCTCATACCGGGCACTGCCATCCGCCGAGGCAAACCTCTCTTCCCCAGGGTTGACAAGATCTCTGCCATGGCAGCTGCAGGCCCTCAGAGCAGCCTGCCACAGCTGGCAATTGATGAATTTGCCAGGTTGGACCTTCGGGTTGCCGAAATCATGGAAGCGGAAAGCATTCCTGGCTCCAACAAACTGCTCAAGCTGCAAGTTGATATGGGTGAGACCAGGACCATAGTAGCCGGCATCGCCCAGTCCTACAAGCCAGCCGAACTCAAGGGGAAGCAGGTGATAGTGGTGGCAAACCTGAAACCGGCCACCCTGATGGGAGTACGCTCAGAAGGGATGGTTCTTGCCGCCAGCGACGGCAGCAGCCTCACATTGGTGACCCCGGAAGAAAAAATGAAGCCAGGCACTCCTGTCAAGTAGCGGAGGCACCGAGGCGGCTCCAGGGGCAGTCAATGGGGCTCAGGTTTTAAGGGCCTGGCGAATCCTTTTCCTGAGCAACTCGAGGGTTGCCTGGTAATCTGCAGTAGAAAACACTGCTGAACCTGCAACAAACACCTCAGCCCCGGCCCGGGCTGCCTTGCCGATGGTATGGGGGTTGATGCCACCATCCACCTCGAGCTCCACCTGCAGCCCACGCTCATCTATCATGCGCCTGAGCTGGGCAATTTTCGGCACCATGGCTGCAATGAACTGCTGGCCACCAAACCCGGGGTTTACAGTCATGAGCAGCACCTGGTCCACCAGGTCCAGGACGTGTTCGATCATCACCAAAGGGGTGGAGGGATTGAGGGTGACGCTGGCCCTGACGCCCAGTTCCCTGATGCGCTCCAGGGTGCGATGCAGATGGGGCAAGACCTCCACGTGCACCCCGAGAGTGTCTGCCCCAGCCTTGACAAACTCTTCCAGATAAGAATCAGGATTGCTCACCATCAGATGCACATCCAACGGCAGATGGGTGGCCCGGCGTACTGCCTTAACCACCTCGGGGCCAAGGGTGATGTTGGGGACGAAATGCCCGTCCATCACATCCAGGTGAATGTAGTCTGCGCCGGCTGCAGTTACGGCAGCCACTTCTTGATGCAGCCTGCCGAAATCGGCAGCCAGAATCGATGGCGCCAGTTTTTTCATCTTGCCTCCCCTGCTATTGCCATGCAAGCGCGTCGAATTCCTCCATATTCATATAGAGCCTGCCAATGCCTTCCTGTTGCAAGACAGCCCCTTCGGGCAGCTGATGGACACCATCTGCGTAAATACTCACCTCTTGTGGAGAGCGGGCCCACACCAACCACTGCAACAGTTCGCCTGGCTGATGAATCCCTCGGGAAATCTCTACTGTCTTGCCACCGATCTGCTGAAAAACCGTTATCTCCTTCTTGAAATAGCCTTCGGGCACCAGATAAGAAATCAGCAACAACCCGGGGCGCTGCTCTGGGCGCTGCCGACTGCGATTTGTCTGCAGAGTAATGGGGGTGGCGGCAGTGACGCGATAGCCAGCCACTGGTCTCTGGCTGACGATGACATTCAGGGGTTCCCCGGGGCTGTGTACCTCCTGAATGGCAGCAACAGTGAGACCGAGGCCTTTCAGCCTCAACAGTGCTTTGCTCACGGATTGGTGCCTGAGTTCAGGCATGGCTCTGACCGGCGGCCTGGGCCCCTTGCTAACCAGTAGATCCACTGGACGGCCACGCTCGATCTCACCTAGAGCAGCAGGTGACTGCGCCATGACAATATTGCGAGGATAGCGCTGTGAAAATACCCGGCAGATGCCCCCTTGCTGTAGACCATTCTGGGACAGAACCAGTACTGCTTCCTGCAGCCTGACGCCTACCACATTGGGCATGCGCACAGTTCTGGATCCACGAGAGAGCACCACTTTCACATCCCTGTCGCGTTTGAGTCTGACGCCCGGAGCAGGATCCTGAAAGGCGATAAAATTTTTCGGCACACTATCACTCCATTCGAAGCCGCTTACCTTGATATTCAACCCCAGGGAAGTGAGAAGATCCAGGGCATACACTGTATCATGACCCACCAAGTCGGGAACCACCACCTCCGCCTCATTCTGGACGATCCATTTACTCGTAAAAAAAAGTCCTGATAACAGGGCGATGAGAAAAATCCCCAGGAAGAGGCCTACTCGAAGCATTTTGCCAATAATAGCCATGGAGCCGAACCTCAATACAGTTGCCAAAAGATATCACTGTAGGCCATCGATTTCAAACCGGAAGGGCCGGCAACGATTTGACCTTGCTCCCTTCATAAACCCATATCAGAGGCTCGCCTTCCATTGCAGGGCCCCTTGATGGAGGCGAGCAGGATGTCTTGCAGCCCTGCGCAGCCGCACGGCAAAGAAGCCATCTATGCCATGTTTATGCGGCCAGGTTCTGAGATTGCCGTTTTCATCCACCACTTCTCTGCTCTGCCTGGGCAGAGCAGAGACAGCCGCCTCCTGGCAAAAATCGGCGTGGCAGCCAAGAAACTCCTGGACCACGGCTTCGTTCTCTTCGCGGGAGACTGTGCAAGTAGCATACACCAGGAGACCTCCTGGTCGCACCATGGGCGCCACTGCCGCAAGAAGCGCCAGCTGCGTCCGCTGTAAGCGTCGCAAATCCTTTTTGTTGATCTTCCACTTGATATCTGGTTTCCTCCTGAGTACTCCCAGACCACTGCAGGGTGCATCAAGCAGTATCCGGTCGAAGGAGGCTAGCCAGGGATGGGCTGCGCCCATCTCGAGCAGGTCTACCTCCTTGGTGTCGATGCAGGAGATCTGCAGTCGCCTGGCATTCTCTTGCAAATGGTTTAGGCGCCAGCCCTGCTTGTCCATAGCAGTGAGGCGCCCCTCATTTTTCATCAGTTGGCCCAGATGGGTGCTTTTCCCTCCCAGGCCGGCGCAGGCATCCAGTATCCGTTCTCCGGGTTGAGGAGCCACAAGGTGGCTGACGAGCTGTGCCGCTTCATCCTGTACCTGGAATTCTCCCCGGAGGTATTCAGGCAATGAGGAAAGATCCGTACGGATATTGTCAAGATGAATGGCCTCAGGAGAAAATCTGCCAGGTGTCACCTTGAAACCTCGCGCGCCAAGAACCCTTGCCAATTCAGTAACCGTGGTTTTCAAAGTATTCACCCTGATGGTAGTGGGCGCCACCTCATTGCTCGAGCGGCAGAAGGCTTCCGTTTCCTGCTGACCCAGTTCAGCAAGCCATTTCTCTATCAACCAGCCAGGAAAGGAAAATGCCACTGCCCATCTTTCAGGAGTTGACTTCTCTGACAAAGCGTCTCGGAGAGCGTCGCGGTTGGCTGCAATGCTTCTCAGCACCGCATTGACAAAGCGGACGATGTAGAGAGGTTGACTGGCTTTGGCCAGTTTTACCGCTTCATTCACGGCAGCAGAAGGAGGCACCCGATCTAGATAGAGGAGCTGGTAGGTTGCCAGCCGCAAGATCACTCGTACGGGCAGGGCCATTCTGGCCGACTTCATCCGTGCATAGCGGTCAATGATCCAGTCGAGGCGGGCTTGCCAGCGCAGCGTGCCGTAGACCAGTTCAGTAATAAAGGCCCGGTCTCTGGCATCCAGGGTGGCCTGCCTTTTGAAACACCCACTCAGCAAGACATCAGCATGAGAGCCTTGCTGAGCCACCTGCATGAGGATGTGCATGGCCATCGACCGCGAATTCATCAGTTTCATTGCTCCAGCCGAGATGCCGTTCTTCAGAAGTGCAGCAGAAAATGGGGAATTGGTAACAATTTCCGCTTATTATAGAATAAGGGCAGCGGCAGCTATGGCAGCTCTCTGCGGCTCCACGATCGCCTTCATGACCCGGTCCTGTTTCAGTCTCCCAGCACCGTTCCTTCCCTGAGAGCATAGCCCGAGATAAATTCCTGGATCGGCATTCGCCGTCGCCCTTCGAGTTGCAAAGATTTGAGGCGCACGGCACCCTTGCCAGCCGCCACTAGCAA belongs to Deltaproteobacteria bacterium and includes:
- the holB gene encoding DNA polymerase III subunit delta'; the encoded protein is MSFADIFGQQRVIRLLQRGLRNNRLPHSMLFTGQQGVGKRLTAVTLAKVLTCQGGNRLDCCEQCSSCAKVNNNNHPDVLTLNGQKDIIKIGQIRNMQQHLRFRPLEGDWRIVILDHAEQMTMEAANALLKSLEEPPAGNLFILTAPDVTALFPTIVSRCLHLRFQPLSQTVISRYLQESHGVKVEQADEVASLAGGSLSRALNLVNEELSKHRRWLSAAIDNLHGLSYTEVLTVAEKWSKSTPGLRQDLDWLQVRLRDLVVSRLLQADSCQRVTQPESLPTWLLMQFFDMVTALQQGLQYNLNKRLALEALLLSVQSLLKKEDSQVSFSAKGFDLAASSRILRG
- a CDS encoding stage 0 sporulation family protein; this encodes MDKIVGIRFRRGGKVYYFDPGHFVLKEGDEVIVKTEKGLGFGFVATPVRQRQPNYPAKELKEVFRLANNADRRQYKANIAREKDAFAFCQQRIAKRGLPMRLVDVESFFDGSKIIFYFCADGRVDFRELVKDLVKKLRTRVELRQIGVRNKAKMIGGLGPCGRELCCTTFLREFHSVSVKMAKEQNLSLNPTKISGVCGRLMCCLKYEYADYQRLKKGLPKVGKRVHSSEGSGKIIRQNVMEQRLIVQLDEGGEVELAAADISMDDNSERKK
- the metG gene encoding methionine--tRNA ligase, producing MTTRSYITTPIYYVNAPPHLGHAYTTIVADVINRFHKLMGKETFFLTGTDEHGDKVVEAAAAAGKDPQSYADEISALFRNIWPKLRITNNYFIRTTDEAHKRVVQYILQKVYDSGDIYFSSYSGQYCVGCERFYTERELVDGKCPQHDRAPVLRHEENYFFRMSKYQDWLIDHINNNPDFIRPERYRNEVLSFLNEPLDDLCISRPKSRLSWGITLPFDDRYVTYVWFDALINYVSALGYPDGELYQRFWPVAQHLIAKDILKPHGIYWPTMLKAANIPLYRHLNVHGYWNVDEKKMSKSRGTVVKPLDLLKIYGLDAFRYFLMREMVFGLDANFSEEALINRINADLANDFGNLASRLLTMVKKYCDGKVPAPASLQAEDTALREAAMQLHHSYVANMEELQFHKALMELWAVINLINRYIDQCAPWVLARDDSSKSRLHTVLNCALEALKIVTVLLAPVMPAASEDLLSRLGLQKDSLDLRLARDASWGTLIPGTAIRRGKPLFPRVDKISAMAAAGPQSSLPQLAIDEFARLDLRVAEIMEAESIPGSNKLLKLQVDMGETRTIVAGIAQSYKPAELKGKQVIVVANLKPATLMGVRSEGMVLAASDGSSLTLVTPEEKMKPGTPVK
- a CDS encoding ribulose-phosphate 3-epimerase — its product is MKKLAPSILAADFGRLHQEVAAVTAAGADYIHLDVMDGHFVPNITLGPEVVKAVRRATHLPLDVHLMVSNPDSYLEEFVKAGADTLGVHVEVLPHLHRTLERIRELGVRASVTLNPSTPLVMIEHVLDLVDQVLLMTVNPGFGGQQFIAAMVPKIAQLRRMIDERGLQVELEVDGGINPHTIGKAARAGAEVFVAGSAVFSTADYQATLELLRKRIRQALKT
- a CDS encoding PASTA domain-containing protein gives rise to the protein MAIIGKMLRVGLFLGIFLIALLSGLFFTSKWIVQNEAEVVVPDLVGHDTVYALDLLTSLGLNIKVSGFEWSDSVPKNFIAFQDPAPGVRLKRDRDVKVVLSRGSRTVRMPNVVGVRLQEAVLVLSQNGLQQGGICRVFSQRYPRNIVMAQSPAALGEIERGRPVDLLVSKGPRPPVRAMPELRHQSVSKALLRLKGLGLTVAAIQEVHSPGEPLNVIVSQRPVAGYRVTAATPITLQTNRSRQRPEQRPGLLLISYLVPEGYFKKEITVFQQIGGKTVEISRGIHQPGELLQWLVWARSPQEVSIYADGVHQLPEGAVLQQEGIGRLYMNMEEFDALAWQ
- the rsmB gene encoding 16S rRNA (cytosine(967)-C(5))-methyltransferase RsmB; amino-acid sequence: MNSRSMAMHILMQVAQQGSHADVLLSGCFKRQATLDARDRAFITELVYGTLRWQARLDWIIDRYARMKSARMALPVRVILRLATYQLLYLDRVPPSAAVNEAVKLAKASQPLYIVRFVNAVLRSIAANRDALRDALSEKSTPERWAVAFSFPGWLIEKWLAELGQQETEAFCRSSNEVAPTTIRVNTLKTTVTELARVLGARGFKVTPGRFSPEAIHLDNIRTDLSSLPEYLRGEFQVQDEAAQLVSHLVAPQPGERILDACAGLGGKSTHLGQLMKNEGRLTAMDKQGWRLNHLQENARRLQISCIDTKEVDLLEMGAAHPWLASFDRILLDAPCSGLGVLRRKPDIKWKINKKDLRRLQRTQLALLAAVAPMVRPGGLLVYATCTVSREENEAVVQEFLGCHADFCQEAAVSALPRQSREVVDENGNLRTWPHKHGIDGFFAVRLRRAARHPARLHQGALQWKASL